One window from the genome of Dasypus novemcinctus isolate mDasNov1 chromosome 26, mDasNov1.1.hap2, whole genome shotgun sequence encodes:
- the CAMKV gene encoding caM kinase-like vesicle-associated protein: MPFGCVTLGDKKNYNQPSEVTDRYDLGQVIKTEEFCEIFRAKDKATGKLHTCKKFQKRDGRKVRKAAKNEIGILKMVKHPNILQLVDVFVTRKEYFIFLELATGREVFDWILDQGYYSERDTSNVVRQVLEAVAYLHSLKIVHRNLKLENLVYYNRLKNSKIVISDFHLAKLENGLIKEPCGTPEYLAPEVVGRQRYGRPVDCWAIGVIMYILLSGNPPFYEEVEEDDYENHDKNLFRKILAGDYEFDSPYWDDISQAAKDLVTRLMEVEQDQRITAEEAISHEWISGNAASDKNIKDGVCAQIEKNFARAKWKKAVRVTTLMKRLRAPEQSSTAVAQSAPATDTATPGAAGGATAAAASGATPATEGDAALAAKSDNVASADRSATPATDGSATPATDGSVTPATDGSITPATDGSVTPATDRSATPATDGRATPATEESTMPTTQSSATPVTKAAATPELALAQPDSTAPKGTTGQALPSSKGEEAAGCAQESRREDTS; the protein is encoded by the exons ATGCCGTTTGGGTGTGTGACTCTGGGTGATAAGAAGAACTATAACCAGCCGTCGGAGGTGACCGACAGATATGATCTGGGACAGGTCATCAAGAC CGAGGAGTTCTGTGAGATCTTCAGGGCCAAGGACAAGGCAACCGGCAAACTGCACACCTGCAAGAAGTTCCAGAAGCGAGATGGCCGCAAGGTGCGGAAGGCGGCCAAGAACGAGATCGGCATCCTCAAGAT GGTGAAGCACCCCAACATCCTGCAACTGGTGGACGTGTTCGTGACCCGCAAGGAGTACTTCATCTTCCTGGAGCT GGCCACGGGGAGGGAGGTGTTTGACTGGATCCTGGACCAGGGCTACTACTCGGAGCGAGATACAAGCAACGTGGTGCGGCAGGTGCTCGAGGCTGTGGCCTACTTGCACTCACTCAAGATTGTGCACAGGAACCTCAAG CTGGAGAATCTGGTTTACTACAACCGGCTGAAGAACTCGAAGATCGTCATCAGTGACTTCCACCTGGCTAAGCTGGAGAACGGCCTCATCAAGGAGCCCTGTGGGACCCCCGAGTACCTGG CCCCCGAGGTGGTCGGCCGGCAGCGGTACGGACGCCCTGTGGACTGCTGGGCCATCGGAGTCATCATGTACATCCT GCTTTCAGGGAACCCACCCTTCTATGAGGAGGTAGAGGAAGATGACTATGAAAACCACGATAAGAATCTCTTCCGCAAGATCCTGGCTGGCGACTATGAGTTCGACTCTCCGTACTGGGACGACATATCACAGGCAG CTAAAGACCTGGTCACCCGGCTGATGGAGGTGGAGCAAGACCAGCGCATCACGGCAGAGGAGGCCATCTCCCATGAGTG gATTTCTGGCAATGCTGCTTCTGATAAGAACATCAAGGATGGTGTCTGTGCCCAGATTGAAAAGAACTTTGCCAGGGCCAAATGGAAG AAGGCTGTCAGAGTGACCACCCTCATGAAACGGCTCCGGGCGCCGGAGCAGTCCAGCACAGCTGTGGCCCAATCTGCCCCAGCCACAGACACTGCCACCCCCGGGGCTGCAGGCGGGGCCACAGCTGCAGCTGCTAGTGGGGCCACCCCAGCCACGGAGGGTGACGCTGCTCTTGCTGCAAAGAGTGATAATGTGGCCTCTGCAGACCGTAGTGCCACTCCTGCCACCGATGGCAGTGCTACCCCCGCCACTGATGGGAGTGTCACTCCAGCCACTGATGGGAGTATCACCCCAGCCACTGATGGGAGCGTCACCCCCGCCACTGACAGGAGTGCCACTCCAGCCACAGATGGGAGAGCCACACCAGCCACGGAAGAGAGCACCATGCCAACTACCCAAAGCAGTGCCACGCCGGTCACCAAGGCTGCTGCTACCCCTGAGCTGGCTCTGGCCCAGCCGGACAGCACAGCCCCCAAAGGCACAACAGGCCAGGCTCTACCCTCTAGTAAAGGGGAAGAGGCTGCTGGCTGTGCCCAGGAGTCGCGGAGGGAAGATACCAGCTGA